The DNA sequence TCTTTGGTCTGAGATGCATGAAATTCCAATTGAGCAGCTTCAGGTAGTGGAGCATGGTGAATCACTTCAATTTGGTGAAGCAGAAATAAAAGCATGGCATACACCAGGACATGCTAGCCATCATATTGCATGGCAGTTGGGTGATATATTATTTACAGGTGATGTGGCAGGAGTTAAGATTGGCAATGGTCCTGCTGTGGCGCCATGTCCACCGCCGGATATCAATCTGGAGAAATGGCATACTTCTATTGAGTTGATTCGTGCGCTGAAGCCATTAAAACTTTACTTAACACATTACGGTGAAGTGAGTGATATTGAAAATCATCTGACAGAATTGGAAAACAACTTGCATGGTTTGGCTGATTGGATCAAAGTCAAGATGGAAGAAGGTATTGAGAAAGGTGAAATGACAGCAGCTTTTGAGAAATGGGCAGAGTCAGAGTTGAGAAAGCATGGAGTAGATGATGTAGGTGTCAAACAATATGCTGCTGCAAATCCAGCTTGGATGAGTGTCGCAGGTTTGGTTAGGTACTGGACCAAGAAGGCAGCACAATAAAAAGTAAAAGGGAGGTACAAGAATGTGCCTCCCTTTTTTATATCATGTTGATTATTTAAAATTTAGTCACGACCTCCCATAAAGATGGATATATAATAAAGCAACATGGCGATTGATGAAATAGCGGCTACTACATAAGTCATGGCAGCCCATTTCAATGCATCTTTTGAAGCTTCATGTTCTTGGCTGGAAACAATTCCTGCCTGATCTATCCATGCCAATGCACGTTTGCTGGCGTCAAACTCTACTGGAAGTGTTACGATACTGAAAAGTGCAAATACTGCATAACATGCAATAATTAATAAAAAGGCTATTTCTCTAGGGAAAATACCTATGAAAAATGCGCCAATAATACTGAACATAAAGATGATATTCAGAATTTTTGTACTAGCATTCTGTATCGGTACCAGTGCCGATCTTAGTTTTAGTGGAGCATATGCTCTTGCATGCTGTACAGCGTGTCCTGTTTCGTGAGCGGCAACTGCTGCTGCAGCGGCATTCCTTCCATAATACACTGCTTCACTCAAGTTGATAGTCTTGTTGGTTGGATTGTAATGGTCCGTCAATTTACCAGGAATACATGTAATCCTTACGTCATGAATGCCATTGTCCCGCAACATCAACTCAACTACTTCAGCACCAGATAAACCAGAACGGATGGGCATTTGAGAGTAGCGCTTGAATTTGCTCTTCAGGCGGTACTGTACCAACCATCCAAGAATCATAAAGCCGATAATAATTACCCAAATCATATTTTTTACTTTAAAAGTTTAGATTTCACTATTAGAAATATAATTCAATTAATTGGATTATACGAAGGGGAGTCTTTAAGGTTTTATAGTTGGAATTACTATTTGTTATAAAAGTATAATGATAGTGAAAATGCTTTGTTGGTGTATTTCTTAGAATAGCGAAAGTTGCTCTGAAGGAAATTTTACCCCCTCAAGTTGTAACAATTTTTTCTTGGTATTGAGTCCACCTGCGTAGCCCGTAAGTTCTCCGTTACTGCCAATAATCCTGTGACATGGGATGATAATGGCAATAGAATTGGCGCCATTCGCAGAAGCAACAGCCCTGATGGCTTTTTCATTTTGAAGTTTTCGGGATAGTCCTAAGTAGGTTTCTGTTTTTCCGTACGGGACATTGATAAGTTCATTCCAGACAGTTTTCTGGAAGTCGGTTCCAATCAGGAGTAAGGGTAAATCAAATGTATTTCTGGTACCTTGAAAGTACTCACTAAGCTGATCTCGCAAGGCTGAGAGTAGGGGGGTGTCTGACTCTGTAAATTCGGCTTTCAAGGCTGTTTTTATCCTGTTGTCAACAGTATCTCTCATTTTACGGTATCTCCAGTCGCAGATACAGATTTCTCCTTGAAAGTCACCTAGAATCAATTCACCAAAAGAAGTGTTGAAGTGCTGGATATTAATAGTTTGCATAATTTTTGGATTAATTGAAAGTAAAAAAACAGTGGCTTCCAATTTATTTGAAAGCCACTTTATTTATGATTCCGGAAAATGGGAATGTCTATTTCTGGATTTTCTGAATGATATTGGTAGTAGAGTAACCATCAACCAAGTCGATTGTTTCTACAGTTCCGCCGTTTGCCATTACAATATCAGCACCTACAATAGTATCAACTGTATAGTCGCTGCCCTTTACAAGTGTATCAGGAATCAGTTCACTGATCAGTTCAAAAGGTGTTTCTTCTCCAAATGGAACAACAGCATCTACAAAGGCCAGAGCAGCAAGCATACGACCGCGAGCATACTCATTATTGATAGGTCTTTCAGGGCCTTTCAGTTTACTGACTGAGGCATCTGTATTCAATCCAATAATCAGTTTGTCCCCTTTCTGACGGGCTTTTTCTAGATAGTCAATATGACCAAGGTGCAAAATGTCAAAACACCCATTGGTGAAAACGACTTTTAGTCCTTCCTTTTTCCATTGGTTACGGACTTCCTTTAGCTGGTCAAGTGTATATAATTTTTCAGCGGTATTTTTCATAATTAGCGGTTGTTGGATGACTCTTGAAGAGGGATGGACTTATCGTCTGTTGGTTGTGGTGCTTCCTTGCTTTTTTTTCTACCGATCTGGTTTGAAATGATTAAGCTCAATCCACCAAAGAAAACAATTGACAATGTTTGAGACCCATGCATCAGAAATGCAAATGCACCTGCTTCCATTTCTGTAAGCCCGTAAGCTATCAGTGTTTGAGTAACCAAAAGATGATATGAACCTGCTCCACCAGGGGTTGGGATAATCATGCCTAAGCCTCCCATCATCATCGCAGCAAAGGCGCATCGCATTCCTAAATCAGCAGTGGTGTCTGAGGCAAAAAACAGTAGGTATGACATCAGGTAATACATAAACCAGATATTAGCTGTATGGACTACGTAAAGAAACTGGTCTTTGGTAGACATCTTACGAATACTGGTTAGTCCATCGGCAAAACCTGAAATAAAGTCTACAACCTTGTGGTATAATGGTAATTGGCGTAGTCGATTACGGAATATTACCATCAAAGCCAATACTGCAAGTCCACTTATCCCAAGTACTCCAAGTATGATAAACTTGTTGACCATTTGGTCAGACCCATCATCTATTAACTTGAAAACAAACCCACTTACCTTGTCAAATTCCATCAGGAACATCGTACTTGCAAGCGCCAGGAATACAATCATGTCTAAGGCACGTTCAGTGATAACAGCACCAAATGAGACTTTTACTGGAACTCTTTCAGTTTTGTATAGTACACTGCAACGAACAACTTCACCCATTCGAGGGACAACAGCATTGGCAAAATAAGCAGACAGTGTTGCCATAAATATCCTGAAGTTGCTTGTGTTGTAGCCAAGTGGTTTCAATGCCAATCCCCATCTCAGGCCCCTACTGTAGTGGCTAACCAATGAAACAGCCACTGAAATTAGTATCCATACAGGATTTGCTTGTTTAAACACGCTTAGCAGTTCACTTATATCATGTTCTTTATAAACGTACCAAAACAGAGCCCCTGCAATGATGAGCGAGATGGTATATTGTAGTATTTTCTTCACATTAAACATGTTTAAGCCTAAAGAAAAAAATCAAAGCTTAAAAGCTTTCTTCAAGCCAAATTTACATTAATCAATTCGGCAATATAAATAGGATCATAATAAAAAAGCCAATGGATGAATCGGAATTATCCAAAAATTCATCCATTGGCGAAGTTTATGACATGCCAAAAATTTGGTAAAGCATAATGAAAAGCGCCAGTATATTTTATTGCTTTTCTGGCTAACGATTATGAATCAATACTTTACTTGATGATCGCTTCCTCCAAAATTCTGTTTGATTCGTCAGGGAATACGAGTTTTGGCTTTAATGCTTTAGCCTCTTCTTTTTCAAGCATACAGTAAGAGATGATGATCAGAATATCACCTACCTGTACTTTACGAGCAGCTGCACCGTTCAAGCAAATCACGCCGCTGCCACGTTCACCCTTGATCACATACGTTTCAAAACGCTCCCCATTATTGTTGTTCACGATCTGAACCTTCTCTCCTTCGATTAGATCAGCAGCATCCATTAGATCTTCATCAATTGTGATGCTTCCCACGTAGTTCAGTTCTGCCTGGGTAACTTTAACTCTGTGTATTTTGGATTTAAGAACGTGTATAAACATGATCTATAAAACTTTGAAGTTTGTAATGATGACTAAATTGTAAATTATTGAAAGTACTTTTTTAAGATTACAAGTCAGATGAGTTCCTCAAAATGTCTTGAATCAATCTTTCACTGCCAGTGTGGTGGCTGTTTTGGTTATTTGTGTTTGAATACCCCTCACAAAACACGCGAGTGTACACAAAGGTTTAAAGTACGTGCAATAATAAGTTAATTTATCTAAAAGCCATAAAGGCGATTAACAAAAGAGTGCAATTCTAAAAGCTGATGATCCTATTAGTTTAGTTGTGCTCAACCAATATATTATCAATCAGCCTGACGCCTCCTAAGTGTGCCGCAACCAACACAGCGAAGTCGCTCCCTTGTTCGACCTTTTCAATAGGAAGAAGTCGAGATGTTTCCCTTACTGCAAGATACTCGAGGGTAAATGCAGAGTCAGCACCCAAACTTGCTTCTCCATTTTCCAAAGCTTCTTTTACAGAGACACCCGCTTGAATGTCATCCTTAACTTTCGAAATGACTTGATAAAGCAAAGGGGCTACTTTTCTGTCTGCTTCACTTAATCTCAGGTTTCGTGATGACATAGCCAAGCCGTCAGCTTCTCTTATTGTCGGACAACCTTTTACTTTGATGCCAAAGGAAAGGTCCTGAACCATCTTACGAACGATTAGGTATTGCTGTAAATCCTTTTGGCCAAAGTAGGCATTGTCAGGCTGTACGATGTGGAACAGTTTACTTACAACGATACCCACACCATTGAAGTGACCTGGACGCTTTTCACCTTCCAGTTGCCTTTCCAAAATACCAAAATCAAATTTTAGTAAATGATCTGTATTCATCCCATTCGGATAGATCACTTCGTTAGATGGTAGGAAGACAGCATCACAGCCCGCAGCCTTCAGCTTTTCAAGGTCCTCAGACTCTTGTCTGGGGTAAGTTTCCAAGTCCTTGGCGTTGTTGAACTGGGTAGGATTTACATAAACACTACATACAGTTACGTCACAATCGTTAGTAGACTCTTGAATGAGCGAAAGGTGTCCTTGATGTAAGGTTCCCATAGTAGGCACAAAGCCTATTTTGTTTCCATTTTGCCGGTGCTCCTGCAAATATGTTTTAATAGTGTCGACATCACGAAAAATCTGCATTTTTTTGCTTGATTTTTAATTTTTTTATGTTAATATGGATGATGCTATTTCCTTGATATTGTGCATCAAAAGTTGAAAATTCGAATAATTTTGAGTAAATTTGCGGCTAAAATAATGTAAATACTGCAGAATATGTCAAAATTAAAAATTCTTTACGTATCAAGTGAGATTAACCCTTTCCTTCAGACTTCCGAAGTTGCTGACTATGTAAGAAAACTACCTCAATCCATGCAGGAAAAAGGTATGGAAATCAGAATCATGGTGCCTCGTTTCGGACTGATCAACGAAAGAAAGAATAGATTGCATGAGGTAGTAAGACTTTCTGGAATCAACATTGCCGTAGGAGAAGAGGAAAAGCCACTGACAATCAAAGTAGCTTCCATTCCTGCTGCAAAGCTGCAAGTATATTTCATTGATAATGAGGACTACTTTCAGCGCAAATCAGTCTTTACAGACAACAAGAATGATGATAAGTTTTTCGAAGACAATGATGAGCGTGCTATCTTCTTCTGTAAGGGCGTGATTGAAACAGTGAAAAAGCTTGGTTGGGCACCTGACATTGTACACTGTAATGATTGGATAACCAGTCTTATACCATTGTACTTGAAGACCACTTACAAGAACGATCCTGTATTCAAGAACTCTAAATCAATTTATACCATTTACAATACGTCTTTCCAACACAAGTTTGATGAGACACTGCCAGATAAGGTAAAAATGGTTGATATTGAAGATACAATGCTGTCGAACCTGTCATCTGATTATGAAGGTTTCATCAAGATTGGTTCTGAATATGCAGATCTTGTAACAAAGTCAAGCAAAGATGTTGAGCAGCAAATCAATGGACTGTTGCATAATATTGACGCTGAGAAGATCAATACAATTGAGAAAACAGAAGCATATGCAGACTCATACTTTGAACTGTATACTTCGTTGAAATCATAAGGTTTTTCTTTTTCAAGAAATTAATCCTAAATGCCACCTAAACAGGTGGCATTTTTTGTGTCTGTCATCTGATTAGATTGACTCTTGAAAGAATTTAATAAGGCGTAAGTTGCCTTTTAGTAGCAATTAGATGTAATATTGGGCCTGTTAAAAAAGGTCAAAACAAGTACAGACATATTTTGCCTATATATATTGCATAGTGGGAGGTTTGTAAATAAAAGCATATCTGCTTGAAATCGTGTGACTAAAAAGATTGTCTTTTAGCCTAAACACTTTTTTGTTTATTTTTAACCCCAATTGAGTGGTCTATTTTTTTAACATTTTATGAAAATCAAAGGTTAGTGAACCTAAACGATATATCAATAATGAACTTCAAAAGATACAGCATATTTTTACTGACTTTAGCATCAGGGCTTTTTTCTTCTTGTAGCACCGATAATGAGGAAAACTTAATTGGTGGAGACCTGGACCCAAGTAATGTAGTGGAAACGATCTATACTGATACACTGACGGTGGATACAAGGGTTATTACTACTTTAGCACCAAGTGTCAGTAATGTATCAACAATGCTTTTAGGATCGACAGATGATGGTAGGCTAGGGACTACAAAGGCTAATTTCTATACAGAATTGATTACACTAGTCGACTCATTAGGATTTCAAGATGGAGCTGTAATTGATTCAGTATCCCTTAACCTAGTATCAACTGGTTATTTATATGGAGACTCTACTTCCATGCTTAATATTAAGCTTTATGAATTAGCGGACTCTATTAGAAGTGTGGATAGTGATGGTGACGCTAATGTATATAGATCAACAGATAGCCTTTCACAAGAGCAACTAGGTACTTTTATTAAAGAAACTGCTTTAGAGTACCATGATGATACGATTAGAATTGCGCTAGACAACAGTTTTGGACAAAGATTTTTGGATATGTTTGCCAATGCTGAAGATGCTGATACATTAGTAACAAACGATTATTTGAGAGAGCGTTTTAATGGTCTTGGACTTGTGGTTGAAAATGTTCAAAATTCTTGGGTTGGAGGTTTTGTACCTGCAGTATCGTCTAGTTCTGGAATAACATCAGGTTCAGGGATTTTTATCCATTATCATTATAATGATACTTTAAACAGTACAGCTGCAATTTATTTTGGTCGAAGGTTTCATAATATTGACTTCCAAAGAGGTACATCTTTAGCTGAACAACCAAGTGGACTAGGTGAAAGTATTGATTCAGATGAACTGAATAATGAAGCTTTTGTAATAGCGGGAACTGGTATTACAACCGTTTTGAACTTTGATAATATCAAATCTATCTATGATGCTGCTGGAGGAAATGTACTCATCAATAGAGCTGATTTGGTAATGAATACAGTTGGCTCTACAGAGGATGGTCGAATTCCTGATGATAGAAATTCGTCACCTATTTCTAGTATGACTTTATATAGATTTGTTGACAATGCTGTAGATACATTAGCAACTCCTATTGGGTCATTGTTTTTAGGTGATGGTTCTTCGGCATCTTACTCAGGAGCATTATCTTATGACCCAATTACTTTGACTTCATATCTAAATGATAGAATGAAATCATTAGGTAAAGGTGAGACTGTAGATGATGATGGGATTATACTTGTTCCTGCTTCAAATAGTGTGAGCGTTAACAAGACAATTATTCCAGATAACCGTAGTGAAGCAGCCCATCCTTTGAATGGTCTTCCTGCTAAAATGAAATTAATACTTACTTATACGGTATTTAATGAAGCAACAGGAGAATAAGATTGCTAACACTTAACACCCAATTGTTATTTGTGTAGTTTATTGTATGAAATGTATATAAAAATTTAATGACACTCTATAAGTAATAGGGTGTCATTTTTTGTTGGATTACTATTTGTTTTAACTATTTTTGGGCCCAAAGCTATATTGACAAATATCACTACTATTTTTTGAATTTAACTTTTGTGTGTAATTAAAGCTACCTAAAGCTCAATCAACATTTAAAATTATGTGTGGAATCGTAGGTTACGTAGGGCATAGAAATGCCTCAGAAGTTCTTATTAAAGGATTACAAAGACTTGAATATAGAGGGTATGATAGTGCTGGTATAGCACTGATTAAAGAAGGGTTACATGTATTCAAGAAACAAGGGAAAGTTGCAGAACTTCAGAAAATTATAGAAGGTAAAGATACAACTGCAACAATTGGTATCGGTCATACCCGTTGGGCCACACATGGAGGACCAAGTGATGGAAATGCTCACCCTCATTATTCTTCAGACAAAAAGCTGGCAATGGTGCATAATGGCATCATTGAAAATTATGATGTTCTGAAAAAAGAGTTAATAGCAAAAGGGCATACTTTTGAGAGTGAGACTGATACAGAAGTGTTTTTGCACTTTATTGAGCAGATTCAGAAAGACAATAACATTGCTTTGGAAGAGGCTGTGCGTATTGCTCTCAATGAAGTAATTGGAGCATATGCAATTGTGATCGTATCCGAAGATGCACCAGATCAGTTAATCGCAGCAAGAAAGGGCAGCCCATTGGTAATTGGCATTGGGGAAAACAAATCAGAATATTTCTTAGCTTCTGATGCAACTCCAATCGTTGAGTATACAAAAGATGTCGTTTACATCAATGATGAGGAAGTTGCAGTTATCAGAGGTGGTGAAATGAAGATCACTGATATCAAGAATGTGGAAAAGACTCCTTATATCCAAACTCTGGAAATGGAGCTGGAAGCAATTGAGAAAGGTGGTTATGACCATTTCATGATGAAAGAGATCATGGAGCAACCAAGATCAGTTGCAGATTGCCTAAGAGGTCGTGTGATTGCCGATCAGATGCACGTTAAACTGGGTGGTATTCGTCATAAGATGAAAGATCTGATGAACGCTAACAGGATTATCATTGCAGCTTGTGGTACTTCATGGCATGCAGGCCTTGTGGCTGAATATATCATTGAGGAGTTTACTCGTATCCCAGTAGAGGTAGAATATGCGTCTGAGTTTCGCTACAGAAATCCTATCATTAGAGAGGATGATGTACTGATTGCTATTTCTCAGTCAGGTGAAACAGCTGATACTTTGGCTGCTATCGAACTGGCTAAATCAAAAGGTGCAACTATACTAGGTGTTTGTAACGTTGTAGGTTCTTCAATTGCCCGTTCTTCGGATGAGGGAGCTTATACGCATGCAGGACCTGAGATCGGTGTGGCAAGTACCAAAGCCTTTACTGCTCAGCTGACTGTACTGACAACGATGGCCTTGATGATTGCAAAAGAGAAGCAAACATTGCCTGAGGAAACTTTGCACAAGCTTTTGGTTGACCTTGAAAGTATTCCTGAGAAAATTGCTGAGGCGTTGAAATGTGAGGAAGAAATCAAAAAGATTTCAGAAATGTACAAGGATGCTCAGAACTTCCTGTATCTGGGACGTGGTTATAACTTCCCTGTTGCATTGGAAGGAGCACTAAAGCTGAAAGAAATTTCATATATCCACGCAGAAGGTTACCCTGCTGCTGAAATGAAACACGGACCAATTGCACTGATTGATGAGGAAATGCCTGTTGCGTTTATCGCTACAAAAGACAGCTCTTACGAGAAGATTGTTTCCAACATTCAAGAGGTGAAAGCAAGAAAAGGTAAAGTGATCGCAATTGTAACTAAAGGTGATACATTGATCCCTTCTATGGTCGATCATGCCATTGAAGTTCCTGATGTACATGAAGCGCTGATGCCAATGGTTTCTGTAATTCCATTGCAGTTACTATCGTACTATATTGCTGTATTGAGAGGTTGTGATGTGGATCAGCCACGTAACTTGGCTAAGTCCGTAACAGTAGAATAATTAATTTTTACTGTTTAGTTTGCCAATAACGATACGGGTTTTAGACTAAAATATACAATTATGCACAGTGGGTTTGGGCTCGCTGTGCATTTTTGTTTCTATATAATATTATCTGGATTTTATCTTTTTCAGATATTTTTTTTCTATTTAAAAAGTTAAAAATTCTTACTTTAAAATTTGATGTCGCTCCTTCTCCATTTTTACAGTGAAGTCAAAAGACATAATCGATGCCTATATTTTAAAACCAACTACAAGGACATCATCTACTTGTTCATTGGTTCCTTTCCAGTTATGAAACTCATTATAGATATAAGTATTTATCACGATTAACAATCTATGTATTAACAAGTCTTCTCCTTCGAGATCTGAAGTTATGTAAACCCGCTCCAATTTTCATCACTCTATCTAATGCCCCTTCTCTTCTTAGCCTGAAAATATCCTTGAGGATTCTGAGCCTTTTAATCCCGCAGATAGCATGCTCAACACGAACCCTTATACTTGCCAGCTTTCTATTCGCCTCTTTCATAAAATCAGGTAGCTCAATCCCTTTGTGTTTTTTGATAGGCACAATGAATGTAACATTATCAAGATCAATGCCCTTGAAGGCTAAGTCCCCCAGTAGCTTGATACCTTTTTTAGGAAAGGCAAACTGTTGTTGATCAAAAAGCTTTTTATCATGAATACTACCTGCTACAGTCTCAGAAAGATAGAGCACTTGCTTACCCTCTTTGTCGGTGATGACAAGGTTCTTGGTAGTATGTCTCTTCTTCTTTCCACTGTAGTTCATCTTTTGCTTTTCCGAGTCCTTTGGACGCTGTATGAGGCGTTCTACTCCATCCACTAAGAATACTTCACTCCAGTAAGGCTTAAGTTTTTTTCGAAACTCTTCCATTACATTGGCAGGTAGCTCTCCTACATAATTTAATGTTTGTAGTAAGCAGTTTCCCAGGAAATATAGCCATTCACTTACCTTACTTTGACTGATATTGAAATACAATCCTAGTGATTCTTGCGTGGGATTCTCCTTCAAGCTATATAGAATAAAAAAGAGTTTAGTCTCTATCCCTTGGAGACTGCTGTTACGGTAATCATCCAGCTTCTTCAAAGGCTTCCTGCGAGGCCTCCCTTTCATGGTATACTGCTGTAAGGCTTCAACATAAACATATGAGAAAATTCCTTCCAATTCTCTCAACTCTTCCTTGGTCAAGGACGTTAAACTCTGTAGGCGACGGGCACTTATGGATTTAGGTTTCACAACTAAATGAGTGCTTTGTCGCCTTCTTTTGTTCCTAATTCACAACTTTTTGTTAATCGTGATAATGTCTATAATTTCCCTGTTTATCCATTGAAAATTTAGGCTAGTGTAGGGAAAGTTTGATAAAGTCTGTCTATACTTTGTTTTTTGACCTACTTTATCTACCTCTAAAAACAAGCAGATAAATCGTTTTGTTCAAAAGTGTTAACCAAACAGACGCTTGCAGAAATACTGGAGTGTTGTTCAAAAGCAAGGTAGTCTTCAAACTTACCAAGTATCATGTTTGATAAAAAAGGGAGTGAATAATGTTGTTGGTATTGTGCTAGTGTTGATATTTATTTTGCAAATCTTGGTAAAAGAAATTCATTTTCAGGGAATAAAAATGTATTATTGAGGGCTAAGCGCTTCCTAAATAGCTTAAAATAAGGTGTGCCAATTCAAAAAGTATTCATTTAATGATAATTGATAGCTACTTGAACTTAGGGTTAGTAATGGGCAGTATTTTATCATTTTTACTGTCAATGTATTTGTTACTTTATCCGAGTAGATTTTTCCCCAATAAGATTCTTGGGGTCTTGGTACTCTCTTGGGCTATCACAGTATTTGCATTTATAGTGCAGTCACCTACTTTTTTTGAAGCATATCCTCATATGTATGCCTCCCTGGATGCATTTACATTGTCATTCTTTCCCTTAATGTATTTGTATATAAGGTTTTATTTGTACAAAGACCTTAAAGTGACAGGGAAGTTGCTTTTACATTTTGCTCCAATAATCCTATATGTACTCATATTTTCACCAGTGCTGACTTTAAGTGGCGAGGAAAAAATACAGATGCTAAGGAATGGCTTTCCGTCATGGTTTTACACATTTCAGTCCATATTCAACCTGTTGATCATCGTACAAGGAGTGTTCTACTCCATCTTTTCACTTCGGACGATACACCACTTTCAGTATTTCAGGAAGAGACGACTTTCTGACTT is a window from the Limibacter armeniacum genome containing:
- the glmS gene encoding glutamine--fructose-6-phosphate transaminase (isomerizing) gives rise to the protein MCGIVGYVGHRNASEVLIKGLQRLEYRGYDSAGIALIKEGLHVFKKQGKVAELQKIIEGKDTTATIGIGHTRWATHGGPSDGNAHPHYSSDKKLAMVHNGIIENYDVLKKELIAKGHTFESETDTEVFLHFIEQIQKDNNIALEEAVRIALNEVIGAYAIVIVSEDAPDQLIAARKGSPLVIGIGENKSEYFLASDATPIVEYTKDVVYINDEEVAVIRGGEMKITDIKNVEKTPYIQTLEMELEAIEKGGYDHFMMKEIMEQPRSVADCLRGRVIADQMHVKLGGIRHKMKDLMNANRIIIAACGTSWHAGLVAEYIIEEFTRIPVEVEYASEFRYRNPIIREDDVLIAISQSGETADTLAAIELAKSKGATILGVCNVVGSSIARSSDEGAYTHAGPEIGVASTKAFTAQLTVLTTMALMIAKEKQTLPEETLHKLLVDLESIPEKIAEALKCEEEIKKISEMYKDAQNFLYLGRGYNFPVALEGALKLKEISYIHAEGYPAAEMKHGPIALIDEEMPVAFIATKDSSYEKIVSNIQEVKARKGKVIAIVTKGDTLIPSMVDHAIEVPDVHEALMPMVSVIPLQLLSYYIAVLRGCDVDQPRNLAKSVTVE
- a CDS encoding transposase family protein produces the protein MKPKSISARRLQSLTSLTKEELRELEGIFSYVYVEALQQYTMKGRPRRKPLKKLDDYRNSSLQGIETKLFFILYSLKENPTQESLGLYFNISQSKVSEWLYFLGNCLLQTLNYVGELPANVMEEFRKKLKPYWSEVFLVDGVERLIQRPKDSEKQKMNYSGKKKRHTTKNLVITDKEGKQVLYLSETVAGSIHDKKLFDQQQFAFPKKGIKLLGDLAFKGIDLDNVTFIVPIKKHKGIELPDFMKEANRKLASIRVRVEHAICGIKRLRILKDIFRLRREGALDRVMKIGAGLHNFRSRRRRLVNT